A region from the Vibrio artabrorum genome encodes:
- a CDS encoding GMP reductase — MRIEQELKLGFKDVLFRPKRSTLKSRSQVELTRDFTFKHSGRQWSGTPVIAANMDSVASFEMASALAEHGVMTAVHKHYTVEQWAEFAKTADKKTLNNVFVSTGTSDAEFEKVKKIMALSEEFVFICIDIANGYSEHLVEYVQRVRAEFPDKVISAGNVVTGDMCEELILAGADIVKVGIGPGSVCTTRVKTGVGYPQLSAIIECGDAAHGLGGMIIGDGGCSCAGDVSKAFGGGADFVMLGGMLAGHEESGGEVVEKEGKQYMKFYGMSSQSAMEKHSGGVAKYRAAEGKTVLLPFRGSVHNTISDILGGVRSTCTYVGAAKLKELTKRTTFIRVQEQENNVFGKE; from the coding sequence ATGCGTATCGAACAAGAACTTAAGTTAGGTTTCAAAGATGTACTCTTCCGTCCGAAGCGTTCTACCCTGAAAAGCCGTTCTCAAGTTGAATTAACCCGCGATTTTACATTCAAGCATAGCGGTCGTCAATGGTCTGGTACGCCAGTCATTGCAGCGAACATGGATTCGGTAGCAAGCTTTGAAATGGCATCAGCTCTAGCAGAGCACGGTGTTATGACGGCAGTACACAAGCACTACACAGTAGAGCAGTGGGCTGAGTTCGCGAAAACGGCAGACAAGAAAACACTGAACAATGTATTTGTATCAACAGGTACGTCAGACGCTGAGTTCGAGAAAGTTAAGAAGATCATGGCGCTTAGCGAAGAGTTTGTATTCATCTGTATCGACATCGCGAACGGTTACTCAGAGCATTTGGTCGAATACGTACAACGTGTACGTGCTGAATTCCCAGACAAGGTTATCTCTGCTGGTAATGTTGTAACGGGTGACATGTGTGAGGAGCTGATTCTTGCTGGTGCAGACATTGTGAAAGTCGGTATCGGCCCTGGTTCTGTGTGTACGACTCGTGTTAAAACCGGCGTAGGTTACCCTCAACTTTCAGCCATCATCGAATGTGGCGATGCGGCACACGGCCTGGGTGGCATGATCATCGGTGACGGTGGTTGTTCATGTGCGGGTGATGTATCTAAAGCCTTCGGTGGCGGTGCTGACTTCGTCATGCTGGGCGGTATGTTAGCCGGTCACGAAGAGTCAGGCGGTGAAGTTGTAGAGAAAGAGGGTAAGCAATACATGAAGTTCTATGGCATGTCTTCGCAGTCAGCTATGGAGAAACACTCAGGTGGTGTTGCTAAGTACCGTGCTGCGGAAGGTAAAACGGTTTTACTTCCGTTCCGTGGTTCAGTTCATAATACAATTTCTGACATCCTTGGTGGTGTACGTTCAACGTGTACCTACGTAGGCGCAGCAAAGCTTAAAGAGCTAACGAAGCGTACGACTTTCATCCGTGTACAAGAACAAGAAAACAACGTATTCGGCAAAGAGTAA
- a CDS encoding MipA/OmpV family protein, producing the protein MKKITLIISTILFSHAALADAGNTYIRSGNIYTHEGKAFVGGGIVTASQFYKGQKHQTAVYLNGGYHGEDLNADLGSGINYRFVGSNDDVLNMSVFMVANPGFEADDAKILKGMDDRDISGDIGLNADFHLGQGTLSGKFQHDVTGVYKSFQTDLTYYHPMAFDFMDFVPYAGVHYYSEDYVNYYAGVSSSEATVGRSEYKANGAFAYRVGYTMIFPITEHLDITQATGYSYLDSALAESPLIDNKNQWATTFGVNYTF; encoded by the coding sequence ATGAAAAAAATCACTTTAATTATCTCTACCATTTTATTTTCACATGCAGCTTTGGCTGACGCAGGAAACACTTATATCCGTAGCGGCAACATCTACACCCATGAAGGTAAGGCGTTTGTTGGAGGCGGTATCGTTACGGCAAGCCAATTCTATAAAGGCCAAAAGCACCAGACTGCTGTTTATCTCAATGGTGGTTATCATGGTGAAGATTTGAATGCCGATTTGGGGAGTGGTATCAATTACCGTTTTGTAGGCAGCAATGATGATGTGCTCAATATGAGTGTATTCATGGTTGCTAACCCAGGCTTTGAAGCTGACGATGCGAAAATCTTAAAAGGCATGGACGATCGTGACATCAGTGGTGATATTGGTTTGAATGCTGATTTCCACCTAGGACAAGGCACCCTTTCTGGTAAGTTCCAACACGACGTTACCGGTGTTTATAAAAGCTTCCAAACCGACCTGACTTACTATCATCCAATGGCATTTGACTTCATGGATTTTGTTCCATACGCAGGAGTCCATTACTACAGTGAAGATTACGTGAATTACTATGCGGGTGTGTCTTCTTCTGAGGCGACAGTGGGGCGTTCAGAATACAAGGCTAACGGTGCCTTTGCATACAGAGTAGGTTACACCATGATTTTCCCTATCACGGAGCATCTCGATATCACTCAAGCAACGGGCTACTCGTACCTAGACTCTGCTCTTGCAGAATCACCACTCATTGATAACAAGAACCAATGGGCAACCACTTTCGGCGTGAACTACACCTTCTAA
- a CDS encoding CC0125/CC1285 family lipoprotein, with translation MKLFKKLSIVAAVAILLSACATPYNTQKSFWTFGKGFTTTQIAPESWQISFVGNNYTDRAKIREYVMFKAAQLCHDAGLPYFTYTTELTNRDSVGQIGVADVNDGFVLGTSSMTKEGSSVVEVTGLKVKPSNPQGRIYDTEYILAHLDVDK, from the coding sequence ATGAAATTATTTAAAAAGTTATCAATCGTGGCGGCTGTTGCAATACTATTGAGCGCTTGTGCTACGCCTTATAACACGCAAAAGAGCTTTTGGACGTTTGGTAAAGGCTTTACGACTACGCAGATTGCTCCTGAAAGTTGGCAGATCAGCTTTGTCGGCAACAACTACACAGATAGAGCTAAGATTCGTGAATATGTGATGTTTAAAGCAGCGCAGCTGTGCCATGACGCAGGACTTCCTTACTTTACTTACACCACTGAGCTCACCAATCGCGATTCTGTCGGTCAAATTGGTGTAGCGGATGTTAATGATGGATTCGTGTTAGGTACGTCTAGTATGACTAAAGAAGGCTCTAGCGTTGTTGAAGTGACGGGCTTAAAAGTTAAACCTAGCAATCCTCAGGGTCGTATCTACGATACGGAATACATTCTAGCGCACTTAGACGTTGATAAATAA
- a CDS encoding ATP-binding protein — MALKIAGTSLSRTLDDPKLDSQPLIKGWNRSNDEQLSLINETSFPLPPSLKLQFESQGFLVLESDEGVSLHYRLPNIGKVLNIKTHLLPLEDQSLALNRIYTTLFYVGIVIILLLWVSPLIRQLLNLSKVTKSFGMGDLQQRIQVNRSSYIAEIETEFNRMADRISQLVDDNKLLSRAVSHDLKTPIARLRFGIEALEETDSETLKLKYFTRINRDLDTMEELVSTLLSYARLDQANIEPNLEVIELNSWLEDKLSTYSSATHQLEFKPNSQPIIVQSDPKYLSMQLGNLLSNAERFGVSQIAVQLELKDGIAELSVSDDGKGIDEEEAKQVIKPFVRGLQSRDNAGHGMGLAIVMRIGAWMGSKLSIHRSQNLGGACMRLSLPTLDKEKHPTVNK, encoded by the coding sequence GTGGCGCTGAAGATAGCTGGGACAAGCTTGTCTCGCACCCTTGATGATCCTAAGTTAGATAGCCAACCGCTTATCAAAGGCTGGAATCGGAGCAATGATGAACAATTATCACTGATTAATGAGACGAGTTTTCCTTTACCACCTTCATTAAAATTGCAGTTTGAATCGCAAGGATTCTTAGTCCTTGAATCAGATGAAGGTGTCTCACTTCACTATCGCTTACCTAATATCGGCAAGGTACTTAATATTAAGACTCACTTATTGCCCTTAGAAGATCAGTCACTGGCACTTAATCGAATCTACACCACACTTTTTTATGTTGGGATCGTGATTATTTTGTTGCTCTGGGTGTCTCCATTGATTCGGCAGTTACTGAATCTAAGTAAGGTGACCAAATCCTTCGGCATGGGTGATCTTCAACAACGTATACAGGTGAATCGGTCATCATATATTGCTGAGATAGAAACCGAATTTAATCGAATGGCCGACCGTATATCACAACTTGTTGATGACAATAAGTTACTAAGTCGCGCAGTTTCTCATGATCTAAAAACCCCTATAGCTCGACTCAGGTTTGGCATTGAGGCTCTCGAAGAAACCGATAGCGAAACGCTAAAGCTCAAGTACTTTACCCGCATCAATCGTGATTTAGATACTATGGAAGAGTTGGTATCTACTCTATTAAGCTATGCAAGACTTGATCAAGCTAATATTGAGCCTAACCTTGAGGTTATCGAACTAAATAGCTGGTTAGAAGATAAATTGTCTACCTATTCCTCGGCCACCCATCAGCTCGAATTCAAACCCAACTCTCAGCCTATAATCGTGCAGAGTGACCCCAAGTACCTGTCAATGCAATTAGGGAATTTACTCAGTAATGCTGAACGTTTTGGGGTCTCGCAAATAGCCGTACAGCTAGAGCTAAAGGATGGGATTGCTGAGCTTAGTGTATCTGATGATGGCAAGGGCATTGATGAGGAAGAAGCAAAGCAAGTGATCAAGCCCTTTGTGAGAGGGCTTCAAAGCCGAGATAACGCAGGACATGGTATGGGGCTTGCGATCGTGATGCGAATCGGTGCTTGGATGGGGTCGAAGCTCTCAATCCATCGTTCACAAAATCTTGGTGGCGCCTGCATGAGATTAAGCTTGCCTACCCTAGATAAAGAAAAGCACCCGACCGTTAACAAGTAG
- a CDS encoding response regulator transcription factor, producing MSDKKHILVVEDDTSLAEWIGDYLLDHDYSVTVASQGDFALQMIAEESPDLVLLDVMLPVKDGFDVCKEARVFYSGPILFMTACVEDGDEIKGLEVGADDYLTKPVRPKVMLARIKALLRRSTDEKQSQLLQFDSLTLNATAKSVSVGSYNLDLNANEFDAFWLLASKVGTVIPRTDLTTELRGIEYDGFDRSIDNRISRLRKKLHDAPQQAYKIKTIRGQGYLFCRDDNS from the coding sequence TTGAGCGACAAAAAACACATATTGGTTGTTGAAGATGACACATCGCTGGCCGAGTGGATCGGAGATTATCTACTCGATCACGACTACAGCGTGACGGTGGCAAGTCAGGGGGATTTTGCGCTACAGATGATCGCTGAAGAAAGCCCAGATCTTGTCTTGCTGGACGTCATGCTCCCCGTAAAAGATGGGTTTGATGTCTGCAAAGAGGCGCGAGTGTTCTATTCCGGTCCCATATTGTTTATGACAGCTTGCGTGGAAGATGGGGATGAAATCAAAGGCCTCGAAGTGGGTGCGGATGACTACCTCACTAAGCCAGTACGCCCCAAAGTCATGCTCGCTCGCATTAAAGCACTACTGCGCCGCTCTACTGATGAAAAGCAGAGCCAATTACTGCAGTTTGATTCTTTAACACTAAATGCCACAGCAAAATCAGTCTCGGTTGGCAGCTACAATCTCGATCTCAACGCCAATGAATTTGATGCTTTTTGGTTGTTAGCCTCTAAAGTGGGAACGGTAATTCCCCGTACAGACCTGACTACTGAGTTGCGAGGTATAGAATATGATGGCTTTGATCGTTCGATTGATAACCGTATCTCACGCCTAAGGAAAAAGCTCCACGATGCCCCTCAGCAAGCCTACAAAATCAAAACTATTCGTGGTCAAGGCTATCTATTTTGCCGTGATGATAACTCGTAG
- a CDS encoding DUF3019 domain-containing protein: MNKLFLCCLFLLLMNAQPASAAEQTVNFTATPEQCVALHKGQTCYQNIQFKWQTPNKGKYCLLQAADSQRVICWEGNFLQHYEYSFERTNTTAYRLIEQSTDRILAEVKVVVIWVYKAPKQSQSGWRLF; encoded by the coding sequence ATGAATAAACTCTTTTTGTGTTGTCTCTTTCTCTTGTTGATGAATGCCCAGCCAGCGTCAGCGGCTGAACAAACCGTCAATTTCACAGCAACTCCGGAGCAATGCGTTGCCCTTCACAAAGGGCAGACCTGCTATCAAAACATTCAGTTTAAATGGCAAACCCCCAATAAGGGAAAATACTGCTTATTACAGGCAGCCGATAGTCAAAGGGTTATTTGTTGGGAAGGCAATTTTTTGCAACACTATGAATACAGCTTTGAACGCACAAACACCACGGCTTATCGATTAATTGAGCAATCGACAGATAGGATATTGGCCGAGGTTAAAGTGGTGGTGATTTGGGTGTATAAAGCACCTAAGCAATCTCAATCAGGATGGAGATTATTTTGA
- a CDS encoding MipA/OmpV family protein: protein MNNSRLIDCSEDIDITYLSNYFVRPLLTLLLLSSFVFSIAASAEDISSNVTQGGSRLDSGGYFELGASVIALNQVDIRDIEHSDIQPLFMLNGIYQYKGLFVELVHLSQDGTNLGYNFWNSEHWSLDFLAANVEMTWQRPNGLDVSSLNEAQRNEYLMSNESLYIGAGMRATRYWDENYVFQFRAVSDYYNNQGFQSTIRLGKSWQLRNLNLYTLGGVTYLSKQLTRNVYGVSNEEATGQFYQYTPESAFNYSLEVGAAYPISENFVFRSIYRITALSDEITESPFSLGNYSSLFNVSVSYVF, encoded by the coding sequence ATGAATAACTCAAGACTCATAGATTGTAGCGAGGACATTGATATTACGTACCTATCTAACTATTTTGTGCGACCGCTTTTAACCTTACTTCTTTTAAGTAGTTTTGTTTTTTCCATTGCGGCGTCTGCCGAAGATATATCCAGCAATGTAACTCAAGGTGGGAGTCGCCTAGATAGCGGTGGTTACTTTGAGCTTGGAGCGAGTGTTATTGCCCTCAATCAAGTCGATATTCGTGATATCGAACACAGTGATATTCAGCCACTGTTTATGCTCAATGGCATTTATCAATATAAAGGGCTGTTCGTCGAGTTGGTTCATCTATCTCAAGATGGGACCAATCTAGGGTATAACTTTTGGAACTCAGAACACTGGTCCCTTGATTTCTTGGCCGCAAATGTCGAGATGACATGGCAACGACCTAATGGCCTAGACGTTAGCTCATTGAACGAAGCGCAAAGAAATGAGTATCTGATGTCTAATGAGTCTCTCTATATCGGTGCTGGTATGCGTGCTACCCGCTATTGGGATGAAAACTACGTATTTCAGTTTCGTGCCGTGAGTGATTATTACAATAACCAAGGCTTTCAAAGCACAATAAGGTTAGGTAAGTCTTGGCAGTTGAGAAACCTGAACCTATATACGCTAGGTGGAGTGACCTACCTGTCTAAACAATTAACTCGTAATGTCTATGGTGTCAGCAACGAAGAAGCAACTGGGCAATTTTACCAATACACACCTGAAAGTGCGTTTAACTACAGTCTAGAGGTGGGTGCAGCCTACCCTATCAGCGAAAACTTCGTATTCCGCTCTATCTACCGCATTACTGCGCTATCAGATGAGATTACGGAGAGCCCCTTTAGTTTGGGGAATTATAGCTCGCTATTTAACGTCTCTGTAAGCTATGTATTTTAG
- a CDS encoding sodium:solute symporter family protein yields MNYDYLVIVGYFALMVVISLLFKKMASNSTSDYFRGGGKMLWWMVGATAFMTQFSAWTFTGAAGKAFSDGFAVLGVFIGNIFAYIVAYFYFARRFRQMRVDTPTEAIRRRFDKTNEQFFTWIIIPLSIITGGVWLNGLSVFASAVFNADIMTTIWVTGLAVLIISLLSGAWGVVASDFIQTLVIAVVSIACAIVALVMVGGPSEIVHEFPSGFFSGPDMNYPILIVTSFLFFIVKQLQNINNMQDSYRFLNAKDSKNASKAALLAGMMMLVGSFIWFIPPWASAIMYPDAAAQYPDLGNKARDAVYLVFAREAMPIGTVGLLMAGLFAATMSSMDSALNRNSGIFVRSFYANIIRKGQASDREQLRVGQITCIVNGLLVILTAQFFTSLKELSLFDLMMQTSTLLSAPMLVPLCFGIFIRKTPKWAPWATVVFGAFVSYMMINVFTPQVIGSWFGLENLTGREISEFRTTTTIIAHLVFTAGFFCASTLFYKEESNENLETQEAFFKDIETEVISEEDQDIYDRMQRNKLGTLVMVMGAGLLIMTMIPNPMWGRLLFLGCAAAIFLIGFVLKKSAGVDDVKTVTSSVR; encoded by the coding sequence ATGAATTATGATTACCTCGTAATAGTGGGTTACTTTGCCTTAATGGTAGTAATCAGTTTGCTATTTAAAAAGATGGCCAGTAACAGTACCAGTGACTATTTCCGTGGGGGCGGTAAAATGCTTTGGTGGATGGTTGGTGCCACCGCATTCATGACACAATTCTCAGCATGGACTTTTACTGGTGCCGCTGGTAAGGCGTTTAGTGATGGCTTTGCTGTTTTAGGTGTGTTCATCGGTAACATATTCGCCTATATTGTCGCTTACTTCTACTTCGCGCGCCGTTTTCGTCAAATGCGTGTAGACACCCCAACCGAAGCTATTCGACGCCGTTTCGATAAAACTAATGAACAATTTTTCACTTGGATCATTATCCCACTTAGTATTATAACCGGTGGGGTTTGGTTGAATGGCTTAAGTGTCTTCGCATCTGCGGTATTCAATGCCGACATCATGACCACTATTTGGGTAACAGGCCTTGCTGTCCTCATAATATCTTTATTAAGTGGAGCGTGGGGCGTGGTTGCGTCGGACTTTATCCAAACCTTAGTTATTGCGGTTGTTTCTATTGCTTGTGCGATTGTCGCTCTGGTAATGGTTGGCGGACCCAGTGAGATTGTTCATGAATTCCCATCTGGGTTCTTCTCTGGCCCTGATATGAACTATCCAATATTGATCGTGACTTCATTCTTATTCTTCATTGTAAAACAATTACAGAATATTAATAACATGCAGGATTCATATCGATTCCTAAATGCAAAAGACTCTAAAAACGCAAGTAAAGCCGCTCTGTTAGCTGGGATGATGATGCTAGTCGGTTCATTTATTTGGTTTATCCCACCGTGGGCATCTGCCATTATGTATCCAGACGCGGCAGCACAATACCCAGACCTAGGAAATAAGGCTCGTGATGCGGTTTACTTGGTCTTTGCTCGCGAAGCTATGCCAATTGGTACCGTTGGTTTATTAATGGCGGGACTTTTCGCTGCTACCATGTCCTCTATGGATTCAGCACTTAACCGTAACTCTGGTATTTTCGTTCGTAGCTTCTATGCCAATATCATTCGCAAAGGTCAAGCAAGTGATCGTGAGCAGCTAAGAGTTGGTCAAATCACCTGTATTGTAAATGGTCTATTAGTCATCTTGACTGCTCAATTCTTTACTTCATTGAAAGAACTCAGCTTATTTGACTTGATGATGCAAACGTCAACGTTGCTTTCTGCACCAATGCTTGTACCTCTGTGTTTTGGTATTTTCATTCGTAAAACACCTAAATGGGCACCATGGGCAACCGTTGTATTTGGCGCCTTCGTTTCTTACATGATGATTAATGTCTTTACCCCACAAGTGATCGGTTCATGGTTTGGACTAGAAAACCTAACAGGACGTGAAATTTCAGAATTCCGTACCACCACAACCATCATTGCTCACTTAGTCTTCACGGCTGGCTTCTTCTGTGCCTCAACCTTGTTCTACAAAGAAGAAAGCAATGAAAACCTAGAAACCCAAGAAGCCTTCTTTAAAGATATCGAAACGGAAGTTATCTCTGAAGAAGATCAAGATATCTACGACCGCATGCAACGTAACAAGCTTGGAACGCTCGTGATGGTTATGGGGGCCGGCTTATTAATAATGACAATGATTCCTAACCCAATGTGGGGACGATTGTTATTCCTTGGATGTGCGGCGGCTATTTTCCTTATCGGCTTCGTCTTGAAGAAGAGCGCTGGCGTTGATGACGTTAAAACTGTCACTTCATCAGTTCGATAA
- a CDS encoding bifunctional 4-hydroxy-2-oxoglutarate aldolase/2-dehydro-3-deoxy-phosphogluconate aldolase: protein MTTVKQRLSEIKVVPVIAIKDANKATKLAQVLVENGLPCAEVTFRTPAAAQAIKNMREAYPDMLIGSGTVLTTKQVDESIEAGVDFVVSPGLNPTTVKYCQQRGVQIVPGVNNPSLVEQAMELGLETLKFFPAEPSGGVNMLKALTAVYPVSFMPTGGVNPNNVNDYLAIPSVFACGGTWMIPTDLIDDEKWDELATLIADVAGIIK, encoded by the coding sequence ATGACAACCGTTAAACAACGTTTAAGTGAAATAAAAGTCGTTCCAGTGATTGCCATTAAAGATGCGAATAAAGCAACAAAACTTGCGCAAGTTCTGGTTGAAAACGGCCTTCCGTGTGCTGAAGTGACTTTCCGAACTCCAGCCGCAGCGCAAGCGATCAAAAATATGCGTGAAGCTTACCCAGACATGCTGATCGGCTCAGGGACGGTTCTAACCACGAAACAAGTCGATGAATCGATTGAAGCGGGTGTTGATTTTGTTGTCAGCCCAGGTCTTAACCCAACAACCGTGAAATATTGCCAACAACGCGGTGTACAAATCGTCCCTGGGGTAAACAACCCAAGCCTAGTTGAGCAAGCCATGGAACTTGGCCTAGAGACCTTAAAATTCTTTCCCGCTGAACCTTCAGGTGGGGTGAACATGCTCAAAGCATTAACTGCGGTTTATCCAGTAAGCTTTATGCCGACTGGCGGTGTTAACCCTAACAATGTCAACGATTACCTAGCGATTCCATCGGTATTTGCTTGTGGTGGTACGTGGATGATCCCAACCGATCTCATTGATGATGAAAAATGGGATGAGCTTGCTACGTTAATCGCGGATGTTGCGGGTATAATTAAATAG
- a CDS encoding 2-dehydro-3-deoxygluconokinase has protein sequence MLVSRVAVIGECMVELQKAGEQLYKQSFGGDTLNTALYLSRLTHTNIVTSYVTGLGKDPFSQAMLEAWNKEAINTSHVHISDKKLPGLYSISTSDDGERSFQYWRSDAAARYWLLEQSEAAVIDTLSQYDLIYLSGVSLAILPEEALTKLVTVLTTCKAQGCQIAFDNNYRPALWKTPQQAQQAYQAILKLTDIAFLTYDDEEMLYGDKNEEQAIARTQAFGVNEIIIKRGGEACFVITQDERIEVAPQKVDNIVDTTAAGDSFSAGYLAKRLSGGSLLESAQMGHKLAGTVICFRGAIIPAQEMPELN, from the coding sequence ATGCTAGTCAGTCGTGTTGCCGTTATCGGTGAGTGTATGGTGGAGCTACAAAAAGCCGGTGAACAATTATATAAACAAAGCTTTGGTGGTGACACACTAAACACCGCGCTTTATCTCTCTCGTCTTACCCATACAAATATTGTCACTTCTTATGTGACAGGTTTAGGTAAAGACCCATTTAGCCAGGCTATGTTGGAGGCGTGGAACAAAGAAGCGATCAACACTTCTCATGTACATATCTCCGATAAAAAATTGCCTGGACTTTACTCCATTTCCACCAGCGACGATGGTGAGCGTAGCTTCCAATATTGGCGTAGTGATGCCGCTGCTCGTTACTGGTTACTTGAGCAGTCAGAAGCCGCAGTGATCGATACTCTTAGCCAATACGACCTGATTTATTTAAGTGGCGTAAGCTTGGCAATTTTACCTGAAGAAGCACTCACAAAACTGGTGACCGTTCTAACGACCTGCAAAGCGCAAGGTTGTCAAATTGCCTTTGATAATAACTACCGCCCTGCTCTATGGAAGACTCCACAACAAGCTCAACAGGCCTACCAAGCGATTTTGAAACTGACAGACATTGCCTTCTTAACTTACGATGACGAAGAAATGTTATACGGTGATAAGAATGAAGAGCAAGCGATTGCTCGCACCCAAGCTTTCGGCGTAAATGAAATTATTATTAAGCGCGGTGGGGAAGCGTGCTTTGTGATCACACAAGATGAGCGAATAGAAGTTGCTCCACAAAAAGTCGACAACATTGTAGATACGACCGCAGCTGGTGATTCATTCAGTGCCGGTTACTTAGCCAAACGACTTTCTGGTGGCAGCTTACTTGAGTCAGCTCAAATGGGGCATAAACTAGCGGGTACCGTCATTTGTTTCCGTGGAGCAATTATACCAGCACAAGAAATGCCCGAATTAAACTAA
- a CDS encoding cupin domain-containing protein, which yields MFLYNNDIQLEDLGDGVSRKIMAYSDNIMSVEVYFEKDAIGALHSHPHEQVTYVLSGEFEFTIGDETKIVKTGDALYKKPNIVHGCRCLEKGVLLDNFTPMRKDFIE from the coding sequence ATGTTTCTATACAACAATGATATTCAACTAGAAGACCTAGGTGATGGTGTTTCACGTAAAATTATGGCTTATAGCGATAACATCATGTCAGTAGAAGTCTACTTTGAAAAAGACGCAATCGGTGCGCTTCATAGTCATCCGCATGAACAAGTGACTTATGTTTTATCCGGTGAGTTTGAGTTCACTATTGGTGATGAAACCAAAATAGTAAAAACCGGTGACGCATTGTATAAAAAGCCAAATATTGTTCACGGGTGTCGCTGTCTAGAAAAAGGCGTATTGCTCGATAACTTTACCCCAATGCGTAAAGACTTTATCGAATAA
- the kduD gene encoding 2-dehydro-3-deoxy-D-gluconate 5-dehydrogenase KduD — MILNAFNLEGKVAIVSGCNTGLGQGMALGLAQAGCKVVGVNYTAPEETIELMNAGGHTFLNIRANLLEQDDIPTIIEKAVAEFGKIDILVNNAGIIRREDAIEFSEQNWDDVMNINSKTVFFMSQAVAKQFIAQGNGGKIINIASMLSFQGGIRVPSYTASKSAVMGITRAMANEWAKHNINVNAIAPGYMATNNTAALRADEDRNAAILERIPADRWGKPEDIAGPCVFLASDAASYINGYTVAVDGGWLAR; from the coding sequence ATGATTCTGAATGCATTTAATCTTGAAGGTAAAGTCGCAATTGTTAGCGGTTGTAATACAGGTCTTGGTCAAGGTATGGCTTTAGGGTTAGCACAAGCGGGTTGTAAAGTAGTTGGAGTTAACTACACGGCACCAGAGGAAACCATTGAATTAATGAACGCGGGTGGCCATACATTCCTTAATATTCGTGCTAACTTGCTCGAACAAGACGATATCCCAACGATCATTGAAAAAGCAGTCGCTGAATTTGGCAAAATTGACATTTTAGTCAATAACGCCGGTATCATTCGCCGTGAAGATGCTATCGAATTTTCAGAGCAGAATTGGGATGATGTCATGAACATCAACTCTAAAACGGTGTTCTTCATGTCTCAAGCCGTTGCGAAGCAGTTCATAGCTCAAGGCAATGGAGGCAAAATCATCAATATCGCTTCTATGCTTTCTTTCCAAGGCGGGATCCGTGTCCCTTCTTACACCGCTTCTAAAAGTGCAGTTATGGGGATCACCCGCGCAATGGCCAATGAGTGGGCGAAACACAACATCAATGTGAATGCGATTGCCCCAGGTTACATGGCAACCAATAATACTGCCGCACTGCGTGCCGATGAAGACCGAAATGCCGCGATTCTCGAACGTATTCCCGCTGATCGATGGGGCAAACCAGAAGATATAGCTGGCCCTTGTGTATTCTTAGCCTCTGATGCAGCAAGCTACATTAATGGTTACACAGTTGCTGTCGACGGTGGTTGGTTAGCACGCTAA
- a CDS encoding ester cyclase, translating into MNRYTLFKQKDSKQTYTTDSVIDINELNLKNKSAYMTTSKIQNSIKTMAIAGSLLAGNAVQASELTPQIFVSADQSAQTLEIKQAAMNYAKFWDTGEEMYAREALLENFQDMTPPEGRKEGIEGVLEASQNFRKVVPNLHVEVEHLLITGDFATIRYRFKGNFNGKMGDTVGQGQVVDFPAVDIYEVHDGKITKNWHLEDYNTFFSQVK; encoded by the coding sequence TTGAATAGATATACTTTATTCAAGCAAAAGGATAGCAAACAGACTTATACAACGGATTCTGTGATTGATATCAACGAATTAAACTTAAAGAACAAGAGTGCTTATATGACAACGTCAAAAATTCAAAACTCGATCAAAACTATGGCAATAGCAGGTTCATTGTTAGCAGGTAATGCAGTTCAAGCGAGTGAACTTACACCTCAAATATTTGTTAGTGCGGATCAATCAGCTCAAACATTAGAAATTAAGCAAGCAGCAATGAACTACGCTAAGTTTTGGGATACTGGTGAAGAAATGTATGCGCGTGAAGCTTTGCTTGAAAACTTTCAAGACATGACGCCGCCAGAAGGCAGAAAAGAAGGCATTGAAGGTGTACTAGAAGCTTCTCAAAACTTCCGTAAGGTCGTACCAAACTTACATGTAGAAGTAGAACATTTACTTATTACTGGTGACTTTGCAACGATTCGATACCGTTTCAAAGGCAATTTTAACGGCAAGATGGGCGATACTGTAGGTCAAGGTCAAGTTGTCGATTTCCCAGCAGTCGATATCTACGAAGTGCATGATGGTAAAATTACAAAAAATTGGCACTTAGAAGACTATAATACTTTCTTCTCTCAAGTAAAATAA